CGGGCAGCAGCAGTCATCGTAGCCGCAGGACGCGGCGAACGGGCGGGACAGAGCACTGAAGGGCCGAAGCAATATCGGCGGATCGGCGGCGAAGCAGTGCTTTCGCGCACGCTGCGCGCTTTTGCGCATTGCGCTGAGATCGATCAGATCATCGTGGTCATCCATGCCGATGATGCGGCGCTTTATGAGAATGCCATCACCGAATATTATGAGAATGTGCGCGTTGTCACCGGTGGTCCGACGCGCCAGGAATCCACGCGACTTGGATTGCTGGCGCTCAACAATAACGTCCCTGACTATGTCCTCATCCATGATGGTGTGCGTCCATTCATTGAGCAGGATTTGCTTGCACGCATATTCGACAATCTGACACCACAGGAAGGCGTGCTGCCTGCCCTTGCCGTTTCGGACACGCTGAAGCAATCGGCCAGTGATGGCACTGTTAGAACGACTGTCCCTCGTGCTGGTCTTTTTGCAGCACAGACGCCGCAGGCCTTTCCCTTTACCCCGATCCTGGACGCCCACGAAAAAGCTTATCTCAGCGGCCGGTCGGATTTTACCGACGATGCCTCGATTGCGGAAGCTTATGGACTTTCCGTGCGTATTATCGAGGGTTCGGCAGACAATACCAAACTCACATGGGCCAAAGATATTGAAATGGCCGACAAACGCTTGAGGCATGGCATGACTTCATTTCCAGATATCCGCACCGGCAATGGCTATGACGTTCACAGTTTCGAGCCGGGCGACCACGTCACGCTTTGCGGCGTGGCCATTCCGCACAACAGGAAACTGAACGGTCATTCGGATGCCGACGTGGCCCTCCACGCACTGACCGATGCCCTGCTTGCCACACGCGGCGCAGGCGATATTGGCACACATTTCCCGCCTTCCGATCCGCAGTGGAAGGGCGCAGCATCGCATATCTTCGTCGAACATGCGGTCAAGATCGTGCGTGAAGCCGGTGGTCGTATCGCCAACGCGGATGTGACGATCATCGCTGAAGAACCTAAGATTGGTCCGCATCGCCCCGCAATGATGGAAGCCATGGCCAATATGCTAGGCATTTCGCATGACCGTGTTTCCGTCAAAGCGACCACCAACGAGAAAATGGGCTTTGTTGGTCGCGGCGAAGGCATTGCTGCTATCGTTACGGCAACAGTCATCTATCCCGGTGAGGTTCCTGCCCATGAGGTTCCAGAATGACACTTGTTGCGCAAACCCAGGCCATCGACGTACTCAACGCTTGCCGCAAACACGGCATCATGATTGCGACAGCAGAATCCTGCACAGGCGGGCTTATCGCGGCAGCACTCACCGATATTGCGGGTTCATCCGATGTGGTGGATCGCGGCTTTGTAACCTACTCCAATGAAGCCAAGAATGAGATGATCGGCGTCCCGATGGAACTGATCAACCAGGTGGGTGCGGTTTCAAAAGAAGTGGCAATAGCTATGGCAGAAGGCGCGCTGAACAATTCACGCGCTGGCATCAGCATTGCCGTTACCGGTATTGCCGGCCCCGGTGGCGGGTCAGCAGAAAAGCCGGTCGGTCTCGTGCACATTGCCAGCGCGCGCAAAGGTTTTGCCACGCTACACAAAGAATGCCGTTTTGGTGAAAAGTCACGCGAAGACATTCGGCATCAAACCGTGCTTTCTGCGCTGGCACTGGTCCTTGAGGCGCTGAACTCTAAAGCCTAAGCCAGACCGTAAATTGCGTCAGCACGCTT
The Ochrobactrum sp. BTU1 DNA segment above includes these coding regions:
- a CDS encoding bifunctional 2-C-methyl-D-erythritol 4-phosphate cytidylyltransferase/2-C-methyl-D-erythritol 2,4-cyclodiphosphate synthase yields the protein MNLLAKATDISRAAAVIVAAGRGERAGQSTEGPKQYRRIGGEAVLSRTLRAFAHCAEIDQIIVVIHADDAALYENAITEYYENVRVVTGGPTRQESTRLGLLALNNNVPDYVLIHDGVRPFIEQDLLARIFDNLTPQEGVLPALAVSDTLKQSASDGTVRTTVPRAGLFAAQTPQAFPFTPILDAHEKAYLSGRSDFTDDASIAEAYGLSVRIIEGSADNTKLTWAKDIEMADKRLRHGMTSFPDIRTGNGYDVHSFEPGDHVTLCGVAIPHNRKLNGHSDADVALHALTDALLATRGAGDIGTHFPPSDPQWKGAASHIFVEHAVKIVREAGGRIANADVTIIAEEPKIGPHRPAMMEAMANMLGISHDRVSVKATTNEKMGFVGRGEGIAAIVTATVIYPGEVPAHEVPE
- a CDS encoding CinA family protein, coding for MTLVAQTQAIDVLNACRKHGIMIATAESCTGGLIAAALTDIAGSSDVVDRGFVTYSNEAKNEMIGVPMELINQVGAVSKEVAIAMAEGALNNSRAGISIAVTGIAGPGGGSAEKPVGLVHIASARKGFATLHKECRFGEKSREDIRHQTVLSALALVLEALNSKA